Proteins found in one Takifugu rubripes chromosome 15, fTakRub1.2, whole genome shotgun sequence genomic segment:
- the stoml3b gene encoding stomatin (EPB72)-like 3b has protein sequence MEMEQQKRRGQSDVNLISERTGSLGCVGWILVILSSIFVIVLFPITIWFCVKIVQEYERAVIFRLGRITDRKAKGPGIFFVLPCTDSFVKVDLRTVSFDIPPQEILTKDSVTVSVDGVVYFRVSDPIASVANVSNADFSTRLLAQTTLRNVLGTKNLAELLSDREGIAHSMQTNLDEATDNWGIKVERVEIKDVKLPHQLQRAMAAEAEATREARAKVIAAEGEMNASRALKEASLVIAESPSALQLRYLQTLNTIAAEKNSTIIFPLPMDVISHFMRK, from the exons ATGGAAATGGAGcaacagaagagaagagggcAGAGCGACGTCAACCTCATAT CCGAGCGGACGGGGTCTCTGGGGTGCGTTGGCTGGATCTTGGTCATATTGTCGAGCATCTTTGTCATCGTCCTCTTTCCCATCACGATTTGGTTCTGCGTCAAG ATCGTGCAGGAGTACGAGCGCGCTGTCATCTTCAGGCTGGGCCGcatcacagacaggaaggccAAAGGGCCAG GCATCTTCTTCGTTCTGCCTTGCACCGATTCCTTCGTGAAAGTAGATCTGCGAACAGTTTCCTTCGACATCCCACCACAAGAG ATCCTGACCAAAGACTCGGTTACGGTCAGCGTAGACGGCGTGGTGTACTTCCGCGTCAGTGACCCCATCGCCTCTGTGGCCAACGTGTCCAATGCTGACTTCTCCACCCGCCTGCTGGCTCAGACCACCCTCAGGAACGTCCTCGGGACAAAGAACCTGGCCGAGCTCCTGTCGGACCGCGAGGGCATCGCCCACAGCATGCAG ACCAACCTGGATGAGGCCACCGACAACTGGGGCATCAAGGTGGAGCGTGTGGAGATCAAAGACGTGAAGCTGCCTCATCAGCTCCAGAGAGCCATGGCCGCTGAGGCGGAGGCCACCCGAGAGGCCAGAGCTAAG GTGATCGCAGCCGAGGGCGAGATGAACGCGTCCCGCGCCCTGAAGGAGGCGTCCCTGGTGATCGCGGAGTCCCCGTCGGCCCTGCAGCTCCGCTACCTGCAGACTCTCAACACCATCGCAGCAGAGAAGAACTCCACCATCATCTTCCCACTGCCCATGGACGTCATTTCTCACTTCATGCGGAAGTGA